Proteins encoded within one genomic window of Couchioplanes caeruleus:
- a CDS encoding sugar ABC transporter ATP-binding protein translates to MLSLTGIRKSYAGVEVLHDIGLDAIGGEVVGIVGANGAGKSTLIKVLAGATKRDAGEIRLAGETVALDSPVEARALGIRTVHQELSLVPELSVTENVLLGDLPKSYGLVNWSAAHARATTLLSRTGFTGIATRTAVRRLSVPRQQMVEIAKAMASEPRILVLDEPSAVLAGDDLDQLFALVRSLRADGVLVLYVSHRLDEVMGIADRITVMKDGRIAATTTPAATTEAQIVRHMVGRRLDQIYPARRPTPGPELLSTERLSRDGAFTDVSLRIRAGEVVGMFGLVGSGRSELAECLFGAVSVSSGEVRLAGRPARLRSPKEAIAAGIALVTEDRLRTGLVLGLPVRDNASLAIMTALCRRGLLDRRRQAAAVQSMVERLDVRPRGIGRLVRHLSGGNQQKVVLAKWLLAKPKVLILDEPTRGVDIATRVDLYRMIDELTRAGLGVLLISSDLTEMLGMADRVLVMRAGRIAADLPSAETDEEELLAYSIGVAA, encoded by the coding sequence ATGCTGTCACTCACGGGGATCCGCAAGTCCTACGCCGGAGTCGAGGTGCTGCATGACATCGGCCTCGACGCCATCGGCGGAGAAGTAGTGGGGATTGTGGGCGCGAACGGCGCCGGCAAGTCCACGCTGATCAAAGTCCTCGCCGGAGCGACGAAGCGGGACGCCGGCGAGATCCGACTGGCCGGCGAGACCGTTGCGCTGGACAGCCCGGTCGAGGCGCGAGCCCTCGGCATCCGCACCGTCCACCAGGAACTCAGCCTGGTACCGGAGCTCAGCGTGACTGAGAACGTGCTTCTCGGCGATCTGCCGAAGAGCTACGGTCTCGTCAACTGGTCGGCAGCACACGCCAGGGCGACCACGCTGCTGTCCCGCACCGGCTTCACCGGCATCGCTACCCGCACCGCCGTGCGCCGGCTCTCGGTCCCCCGCCAGCAGATGGTGGAGATCGCCAAGGCGATGGCGAGCGAACCCCGCATTCTCGTCCTCGACGAGCCGTCCGCGGTGCTCGCCGGCGACGACCTTGACCAGTTGTTCGCGCTCGTCCGTTCGCTGCGCGCCGACGGCGTACTGGTGCTCTACGTATCCCACCGCCTCGATGAGGTGATGGGGATCGCGGACCGCATCACGGTCATGAAGGATGGCCGGATCGCCGCCACCACGACACCGGCGGCGACCACCGAGGCGCAGATCGTGCGGCACATGGTGGGCCGCCGTCTCGACCAGATCTACCCCGCCCGCCGCCCGACGCCCGGCCCCGAGTTGCTCAGCACCGAGCGGCTCAGCCGAGATGGCGCCTTCACCGATGTCTCGCTGCGGATCCGGGCCGGCGAGGTGGTGGGCATGTTCGGGCTGGTCGGCAGCGGTCGCAGCGAACTCGCCGAGTGTCTGTTCGGGGCGGTGTCGGTGAGCAGCGGCGAAGTGCGGTTGGCCGGGCGGCCGGCGCGGCTGCGTTCGCCGAAGGAGGCGATCGCCGCCGGCATCGCGCTGGTCACCGAGGACCGGCTGCGCACTGGACTCGTGCTCGGCCTCCCCGTCCGTGACAACGCCTCGCTGGCCATCATGACAGCCTTGTGCCGCAGAGGCCTGCTCGACCGACGTCGCCAGGCCGCGGCGGTGCAGAGCATGGTCGAGCGGCTGGACGTGCGGCCACGTGGCATCGGCCGCCTCGTGCGCCACCTCAGCGGCGGCAACCAGCAGAAGGTGGTGCTGGCGAAGTGGTTGCTGGCCAAGCCGAAGGTGCTCATCCTCGACGAGCCGACTCGTGGCGTGGACATCGCAACCCGCGTCGACCTCTACCGGATGATCGACGAGCTCACCCGAGCCGGTCTCGGCGTGCTGCTGATCTCGTCCGACCTGACCGAGATGCTGGGCATGGCGGACCGCGTGCTGGTCATGCGGGCCGGGCGGATCGCCGCTGACCTGCCCAGCGCGGAGACCGACGAGGAAGAGCTGCTGGCGTACTCGATCGGGGTGGCGGCATGA
- a CDS encoding aldehyde dehydrogenase family protein gives MLLPGFDALARLLASENGKPITQTRGELDAAIRIFRGYGEEAKRLFGRQIPLDAVPGLERHFAVTVREPLGVVAAIVPFNYPIELYAHKAAAALAAGNAVIVKPPEKCPLTLLEVAGIVAAAGAPPAAHQVLIGGPEVAKALASSEDVQLISLTGSTTAGRDIAMLAARTLKKVHLELGGNDAMIVCADADIAMAVDAVVLGRLARGNGQICCAVKRIFIVDEVYDAFAASLVERADRLVVGDPLDERTEVGPLITESAARAVEAAITRAVDDGAILAAGGQRDGAFLYPTVLTDVRPDEPAIAQEIFGPVAPLVRVADHEEAMRHANTSDFGLQAAVFTRDIGRAFSLARRLEAGGVIVNGSTALRSENLPFGGVKQTGGTREGLHDTLLDLTRQKTIIVMEALA, from the coding sequence GTGTTGCTGCCCGGTTTCGATGCGTTGGCGCGGCTGCTGGCATCGGAGAACGGAAAACCGATCACACAAACCCGGGGCGAGCTCGATGCCGCTATCCGGATCTTCCGCGGCTACGGTGAGGAGGCCAAGCGTCTCTTCGGACGGCAGATTCCACTTGACGCCGTGCCTGGCCTGGAGCGCCATTTCGCCGTCACGGTGCGGGAGCCGCTCGGTGTGGTGGCGGCGATCGTGCCGTTCAATTACCCGATCGAGCTGTACGCGCACAAAGCCGCCGCTGCGCTGGCCGCCGGCAACGCGGTAATCGTCAAGCCGCCCGAGAAGTGCCCACTCACCCTGCTGGAGGTGGCCGGGATCGTTGCAGCGGCCGGCGCCCCGCCGGCCGCACACCAGGTCCTGATCGGCGGGCCCGAGGTCGCCAAGGCGCTGGCAAGCTCCGAGGACGTGCAACTGATCAGCCTGACCGGCAGCACGACCGCTGGCCGGGACATAGCCATGCTCGCGGCCCGGACCCTGAAGAAGGTCCACTTAGAACTCGGCGGGAACGACGCGATGATCGTCTGCGCGGACGCCGACATAGCCATGGCCGTCGACGCGGTGGTGCTCGGGCGGCTCGCCCGCGGCAATGGCCAAATCTGCTGCGCGGTCAAGCGGATCTTCATCGTCGACGAGGTGTACGACGCGTTCGCCGCCAGTCTCGTCGAGCGGGCCGACCGGCTGGTGGTGGGCGATCCGCTCGACGAGCGCACCGAGGTCGGACCGCTGATCACCGAGTCCGCCGCTCGGGCCGTGGAGGCGGCCATCACCAGGGCCGTCGACGACGGTGCCATCCTGGCCGCAGGCGGGCAGCGGGACGGCGCGTTCCTCTACCCCACCGTGCTCACCGACGTCCGCCCGGACGAACCGGCGATCGCCCAGGAGATCTTCGGACCGGTGGCGCCGCTGGTCAGGGTGGCCGACCACGAGGAGGCGATGCGACACGCCAACACATCGGACTTCGGCCTGCAAGCGGCCGTCTTCACCCGTGACATCGGTCGGGCGTTCTCGCTCGCCAGACGGCTCGAGGCCGGCGGCGTGATCGTGAACGGCTCCACCGCGCTGCGCTCGGAGAACCTGCCGTTCGGCGGGGTCAAGCAGACCGGCGGAACCCGGGAGGGCCTGCACGACACGCTGCTCGACCTGACCCGGCAGAAGACGATCATCGTGATGGAGGCTCTGGCCTGA
- a CDS encoding recombinase family protein, translating to MSRFSRPRARHDRRGAGRRRGDHRSPPTAAATGTAASSPAATPDPETASQVRWIFTQRLAGYSVAGIARTLNALGVAPPSAHDRARNPHPCSTAWTLWTVASSRPHPRRHRHLHRPARQPPSSPPRGSREDQRRPSSFTDNLTSQRLASTNSSERSGSWKPVSSSLDVPC from the coding sequence TTGAGCCGGTTCTCTCGACCTCGAGCGCGCCACGATCGACGAGGAGCCGGACGACGTCGAGGTGACCATCGCTCACCGCCGACCGCAGCGGCGACTGGTACTGCGGCCTCCTCGCCCGCAGCGACGCCGGATCCAGAGACGGCGTCCCAGGTGCGGTGGATCTTCACGCAGCGGCTGGCCGGCTACAGCGTTGCCGGGATCGCCCGTACCCTCAACGCCCTGGGCGTCGCGCCGCCTTCGGCGCACGACCGGGCTCGTAACCCGCACCCCTGCAGCACGGCGTGGACGTTGTGGACGGTGGCGAGTTCCCGGCCGCATCCTCGACGTCATCGCCACCTCCACAGGCCCGCTCGGCAGCCACCGAGCTCGCCGCCACGGGGGAGTCGGGAGGACCAAAGACGGCCGAGTTCCTTCACCGACAACTTGACGTCTCAGCGGCTCGCCTCGACCAACTCCTCCGAGCGATCAGGTTCATGGAAGCCGGTCTCCTCAAGTCTTGACGTCCCGTGCTGA
- a CDS encoding class I SAM-dependent methyltransferase, which translates to MSYDEVVESLRAIYDTRAPQRDATVKQPWKISERAAFLDRLRAIQARTLLEIGAGTGQDSLYFARAGLTVTAVDISPEQVAICRRKGLIAEVRDVLHLGFTPASFDAVWSMNCLLHVPDANLAEALRATRETLTPGGLAFLGMWGGVDSEGIMENDGRFFSFRTDEQILTAAAQHFEIVDFHTIDHGFRFQALTLARPAHSSHLRN; encoded by the coding sequence ATGAGCTACGACGAAGTGGTCGAAAGCCTGCGCGCGATCTACGACACCCGGGCACCGCAACGCGACGCGACGGTGAAGCAACCCTGGAAGATCTCGGAACGCGCCGCGTTCCTGGACCGCCTCCGCGCCATCCAGGCGAGGACTCTGCTGGAGATAGGCGCGGGAACCGGCCAGGACAGCCTGTACTTCGCGCGGGCGGGCCTGACGGTGACCGCGGTCGACATCTCCCCGGAACAGGTGGCCATCTGCCGCCGCAAAGGCCTGATCGCGGAGGTACGTGACGTCCTGCACCTCGGATTCACCCCGGCGTCCTTCGACGCGGTGTGGTCGATGAACTGCCTGCTCCACGTACCCGACGCCAACCTGGCCGAGGCGCTCAGAGCGACCCGCGAGACCCTCACCCCGGGCGGCCTCGCCTTTCTGGGAATGTGGGGAGGCGTCGACTCCGAGGGGATCATGGAGAACGACGGCCGCTTCTTCTCCTTCCGCACTGACGAGCAGATCCTCACGGCGGCCGCGCAGCACTTCGAGATCGTCGACTTCCACACGATCGACCACGGCTTCCGCTTCCAAGCCCTGACCCTGGCCCGCCCCGCGCACTCGTCCCATCTCAGGAACTGA
- a CDS encoding aldehyde dehydrogenase family protein has protein sequence MTQLTTSMSATMEIRNPATGEPIGEVPVADPARVAEVIAAAQQGRREMAALPAHQRAALLARIADGVAARFRCVGAAAGIGERKTDHTNPGRARCRYPDLPRLR, from the coding sequence ATGACTCAACTGACAACGTCCATGTCCGCCACGATGGAGATTCGCAACCCCGCCACCGGCGAGCCGATCGGCGAGGTGCCGGTCGCTGATCCGGCGCGGGTAGCAGAGGTGATCGCCGCTGCGCAGCAAGGCCGCCGGGAGATGGCTGCGCTACCAGCCCACCAGCGCGCAGCATTGTTGGCCCGGATCGCGGACGGTGTTGCTGCCCGGTTTCGATGCGTTGGCGCGGCTGCTGGCATCGGAGAACGGAAAACCGATCACACAAACCCGGGGCGAGCTCGATGCCGCTATCCGGATCTTCCGCGGCTACGGTGA
- a CDS encoding DUF1707 SHOCT-like domain-containing protein, whose product MAKEVARRPEVESLRAADADRHDIAERLKAALDEGRLSLGEYDERVRDAYAARTYAELLVLVADLPRPGLSAAEVNARRAAEARRAARRLPMALMVLWTIWGALGAVNLVVWALVTATVETAIHPWPVWLLVPGAALAVTTVGVQTIRNQRRRR is encoded by the coding sequence ATGGCGAAGGAAGTCGCGCGGCGGCCCGAGGTCGAGTCTCTGCGGGCGGCCGACGCCGACCGGCACGACATCGCGGAGCGGTTGAAGGCGGCGCTCGACGAGGGGCGGCTATCGCTCGGTGAGTATGACGAGCGGGTGCGTGATGCCTACGCCGCGCGGACGTACGCCGAACTCCTCGTGCTCGTCGCCGACCTGCCGAGACCGGGGCTCAGTGCCGCCGAGGTGAACGCCCGGCGGGCCGCCGAGGCGCGCCGGGCGGCGCGGCGGCTCCCGATGGCGCTGATGGTGCTGTGGACGATCTGGGGTGCGCTCGGTGCCGTCAATCTCGTCGTCTGGGCTTTGGTGACCGCCACAGTCGAGACCGCCATCCATCCATGGCCGGTCTGGCTGCTCGTTCCCGGCGCCGCCCTCGCCGTCACGACCGTCGGGGTGCAGACGATCCGGAATCAGCGGCGCCGGCGTTAG
- a CDS encoding ABC transporter permease, with the protein MIGPVMRAQPVVCTGGDVSPRSRFDRSQLINGSFAIVFLVLSVVAVTTTDSFLTDDNLTNLLRQSVPTALLSLGMLMVILTGGIDLSVGSIVALTGVMAAGLTADLPVSVAMALAVAVGIACGAVNGLLVAWFRLAPFVVTLAALTTIRGLAYVYSETPITPASAGFLTLGTGSIGPIPFATVIVVALFAAAWVFLTRTTVGRAIVAIGGNREAVRLAGVHVPRHVLLAYLISGFCAGVAGVILASRVGIAQPSVGIAFELNAIAACVIGGASLAGGRGGVVGTLGGVVLLGLIDNLLTLHDVQSYWQQVLKGLIIAVVVLARRREDL; encoded by the coding sequence ATGATCGGGCCGGTCATGCGCGCTCAGCCGGTAGTGTGCACCGGTGGTGACGTCTCGCCGCGGTCGCGGTTCGACCGCAGCCAGCTGATCAACGGTAGCTTCGCGATCGTCTTCCTGGTGTTGTCGGTGGTCGCCGTGACGACCACCGACTCATTTCTCACCGACGACAACCTGACCAATCTGCTGCGCCAGTCGGTCCCGACCGCCTTGCTCTCGCTCGGCATGCTGATGGTGATCCTCACCGGTGGCATCGACCTGTCCGTCGGCTCGATCGTGGCCCTCACCGGCGTCATGGCGGCGGGGCTGACGGCCGATCTACCGGTGTCGGTCGCGATGGCGCTCGCTGTCGCGGTCGGGATCGCCTGCGGCGCGGTCAACGGTCTGCTGGTCGCCTGGTTCCGGTTGGCGCCGTTCGTGGTGACACTGGCGGCGCTCACCACGATTCGTGGGCTGGCCTACGTCTACTCGGAGACTCCGATCACGCCGGCCAGCGCCGGCTTCCTGACGCTCGGCACCGGGTCGATCGGGCCGATCCCGTTCGCGACCGTCATCGTGGTCGCGCTGTTCGCGGCGGCCTGGGTCTTCCTCACCCGGACCACGGTGGGCCGCGCGATCGTGGCGATCGGCGGCAACCGTGAGGCGGTCCGGCTGGCCGGCGTCCACGTGCCGCGCCATGTGCTGTTGGCGTACCTGATCAGCGGGTTCTGCGCCGGCGTGGCCGGCGTGATCCTCGCCTCGCGGGTCGGTATCGCGCAGCCGAGCGTGGGCATCGCCTTCGAACTCAACGCCATTGCCGCCTGCGTGATCGGCGGCGCCAGCCTCGCGGGCGGCCGCGGCGGCGTCGTCGGCACGCTCGGCGGCGTCGTGTTGCTGGGCTTGATCGACAACCTGCTCACGCTCCACGACGTCCAGAGCTATTGGCAGCAGGTCCTCAAGGGCCTAATCATCGCTGTCGTCGTACTCGCACGGCGACGCGAGGACCTGTGA